From Micromonospora rifamycinica, a single genomic window includes:
- a CDS encoding ribonuclease D: MTDEPPLRRRAAESRTADVPPPAPTEPADPGTEQPTGGPVPLTAPRDGTPQPVATSAELAEVVARFAAGSGPVALDAERASGYRYSQRAYLVQLRRAGAGTTLIDPLPLPDLSTLDEAIGDTEWVLHAASQDLACLAEVGLRPRRLFDTELAARLAGFERVGLAALTEQLLGYTLEKHHSAADWSTRPLPESWLTYAALDVEMLVDLRDALDAELDAQGKSPWAAEEFAALIAWSARPPRVRAEPWRRTSGIHRVRGARAQARVRALWYARDQIAVRRDAAPGRVLPDSAIIAAAELDPKDEKTLLTLPGFGGRSVRRLARSWLTALDEARQLTEDALPVTPTVEGPPPPHRWAERDPVAAGRLARCREVVVRVAGEHRLPPENLITPDSVRRLAWQPPEEITVDTVTEVLRGYGARRWQLSLLLPALAEALLPAPRA, encoded by the coding sequence GTGACCGACGAACCACCCCTGCGCCGTCGGGCCGCCGAAAGCCGCACGGCAGACGTTCCGCCCCCGGCCCCCACGGAGCCGGCGGACCCGGGCACCGAGCAGCCCACCGGCGGGCCCGTTCCGCTGACCGCGCCCCGCGACGGCACCCCTCAGCCGGTGGCGACCTCCGCCGAGCTGGCAGAGGTCGTGGCCCGCTTCGCGGCGGGCTCCGGTCCGGTGGCCCTGGACGCCGAGCGCGCCTCCGGCTACCGCTACAGCCAGCGGGCCTACCTGGTGCAGCTCCGCCGGGCCGGGGCCGGCACCACGCTGATCGACCCGTTGCCGCTGCCCGACCTGAGCACCCTCGACGAGGCCATCGGTGACACCGAGTGGGTGCTGCACGCCGCCAGCCAGGATCTCGCCTGCCTGGCCGAGGTGGGGTTGCGCCCGCGCCGGCTGTTCGACACCGAGCTGGCCGCCCGGCTGGCCGGCTTCGAGCGGGTCGGCCTGGCCGCGCTGACCGAGCAGCTGCTCGGCTACACACTGGAGAAGCACCACTCGGCGGCGGACTGGTCCACCCGGCCGCTGCCCGAGTCGTGGCTGACGTACGCCGCGCTGGACGTGGAGATGCTGGTCGACCTGCGGGACGCGCTGGACGCGGAGCTGGACGCGCAGGGCAAGTCCCCGTGGGCGGCGGAGGAGTTCGCCGCGCTGATCGCCTGGTCGGCCCGGCCGCCACGGGTGCGGGCGGAGCCGTGGCGGCGGACCTCCGGCATCCACCGGGTACGCGGGGCACGGGCACAGGCCCGGGTCCGGGCGCTGTGGTACGCCCGGGACCAGATCGCCGTCCGCCGGGACGCCGCGCCCGGTCGGGTGCTCCCCGACTCGGCGATCATCGCCGCCGCCGAGCTGGACCCGAAGGACGAGAAGACCCTGCTGACCCTGCCCGGGTTCGGCGGCCGGTCGGTGCGCCGGCTGGCCCGGTCCTGGTTGACCGCGCTCGACGAGGCCCGCCAGCTGACCGAAGACGCGTTGCCGGTCACCCCGACGGTGGAGGGGCCGCCCCCGCCGCACCGGTGGGCCGAGCGCGACCCGGTGGCGGCCGGTCGGCTGGCCCGCTGCCGCGAGGTGGTGGTCCGGGTCGCCGGTGAGCACCGGCTCCCCCCGGAGAACCTGATCACCCCCGACTCGGTCCGCCGGCTGGCCTGGCAGCCCCCCGAAGAGATCACCGTGGACACCGTCACCGAGGTGCTGCGCGGCTACGGCGCGCGCCGGTGGCAGCTCTCGCTCCTGCTGCCCGCGCTCGCCGAGGCGCTGCTGCCCGCGCCCCGGGCCTGA
- the hemG gene encoding protoporphyrinogen oxidase codes for MRARPWRVAVVGGGITGLAAAVRLRDRAPAGTEITVYEQSGVLGGKLRTGELAGRPVEFGAESFLMRDPAGGESAAVTLVRRLGLAGRIVHPTVGQAALVVDGELRPVPGGTLVGVPGDLAAVAAVAEPTADADRDGGRPLLDADQDVSVGALVRARFGDQVVQRLVDPMLGGVYAGRADDLSLVTTMPALARTARVEHTLVGAVRAAQAAAPRAPGAPVFGTLAGGLGTLVEAAATASGATIRRNAAVRELTPTGDGWRLTVGPTRDPEQVEADAVLLTVPARPAARLLAGFAAAQAATVGGLDYASVALVTLALPEPALPRLSGFLVPATEGLLIKASTFFTTKWGHLAAPDGLALVRASVGRYGEETSLQLTDDDLLATVHRELTRVLGVALPAPVAGHVQRWGGALPQYPPGHTDRVAAVRAALRASHPTLALAGAGFDGVGIPVCVRSGESAAGEIIEALGGSGP; via the coding sequence GTGCGGGCACGGCCATGGCGGGTGGCGGTGGTCGGCGGCGGGATCACCGGCCTGGCGGCCGCGGTCCGGCTGCGCGACCGCGCCCCCGCCGGCACCGAGATCACCGTGTACGAGCAGTCCGGCGTGCTCGGTGGCAAGCTGCGCACCGGTGAGCTGGCCGGTCGACCGGTGGAGTTCGGTGCGGAGTCGTTCCTGATGCGGGATCCGGCCGGCGGCGAGTCCGCCGCGGTGACCCTGGTCCGCCGGCTCGGCCTGGCCGGGCGGATCGTCCACCCCACCGTCGGGCAGGCCGCGCTGGTGGTCGACGGGGAGCTGCGCCCGGTGCCGGGCGGCACGCTGGTCGGCGTACCCGGGGATCTGGCGGCGGTGGCGGCGGTCGCCGAGCCCACGGCGGACGCCGACCGCGACGGCGGCCGGCCGCTGCTCGACGCCGACCAGGACGTCTCGGTCGGCGCGCTGGTCCGGGCCCGGTTCGGCGACCAGGTGGTGCAGCGGCTGGTCGACCCGATGCTCGGCGGCGTCTACGCCGGCCGGGCCGACGACCTGTCCCTGGTGACCACCATGCCGGCGCTGGCCCGGACGGCCCGGGTGGAACACACCCTGGTCGGCGCGGTCCGGGCCGCGCAGGCCGCCGCGCCCCGCGCGCCCGGCGCACCGGTCTTCGGCACCCTGGCCGGCGGGCTGGGCACCCTGGTCGAGGCGGCGGCCACGGCCAGCGGTGCGACGATCCGTCGCAACGCGGCGGTCCGTGAGCTGACCCCCACCGGCGACGGCTGGCGGCTCACCGTCGGGCCGACCCGCGACCCCGAGCAGGTCGAGGCGGACGCGGTGCTGCTCACCGTGCCGGCCCGGCCCGCCGCCCGGCTGCTCGCCGGGTTCGCCGCGGCGCAGGCGGCGACCGTCGGCGGGTTGGACTACGCCAGCGTCGCGCTGGTCACCCTGGCGCTGCCCGAGCCGGCCCTGCCCCGGCTCTCCGGCTTCCTGGTGCCGGCCACCGAGGGGCTGCTGATCAAGGCGTCCACCTTCTTCACCACCAAGTGGGGGCACCTGGCCGCGCCGGACGGGCTGGCCCTGGTCCGCGCCTCCGTCGGCCGGTACGGCGAGGAGACCTCGCTCCAGCTCACCGACGACGACCTGCTCGCCACCGTGCACCGGGAGCTGACCCGGGTGCTCGGGGTGGCGCTGCCCGCGCCGGTCGCCGGTCACGTGCAGCGCTGGGGTGGCGCGCTGCCCCAGTACCCGCCCGGCCACACCGACCGGGTGGCCGCCGTCCGGGCGGCGCTGCGCGCGTCGCACCCCACGCTGGCGCTGGCCGGCGCGGGTTTCGACGGGGTCGGCATCCCGGTCTGCGTCCGCTCCGGCGAGAGCGCGGCCGGGGAGATCATCGAAGCACTGGGAGGATCGGGTCCATGA
- the hemE gene encoding uroporphyrinogen decarboxylase, with protein MTIDTTGTAARDGESRRGGPADSTFVRACRRESVGHTPVWFMRQAGRSLPEYREIRANVGMLDSCRRPDLVAEITLQPVRRHGVDAAILFSDIVVPVAAAGVDLDIVAGTGPVVAEPVRTAEDVERIHRIDRADVSYVDEAVRLLVAELGDTPLIGFAGAPFTLASYLVEGGPSRTHARTKAMMHGQPELWHALCARLAEVTLAFLRVQVDAGVSAVQLFDSWAGALSEADYRRFVLPHSTTVLSGLAGTGVPRIHFGVGTAELLGAMGEAGADVVGVDWRTPLDVATRRIGPDRAVQGNLDPTVLFAPWPVIEAEVRRIVEQGRAAPGHVFNLGHGVLPETDPEVLTRVVALVHEVSAHRAEQG; from the coding sequence ATGACCATCGACACCACGGGCACTGCCGCCCGAGACGGAGAATCCCGCCGGGGCGGGCCAGCCGACTCGACCTTCGTCCGGGCCTGCCGCCGGGAGTCCGTCGGGCATACCCCGGTCTGGTTCATGCGCCAGGCCGGCCGGTCCCTTCCGGAGTACCGGGAGATCCGGGCCAACGTGGGGATGCTCGACTCCTGTCGCCGGCCGGACCTGGTCGCCGAGATCACCCTGCAACCGGTCCGCCGGCACGGCGTGGACGCGGCGATCCTGTTCAGCGACATCGTCGTCCCGGTCGCCGCGGCCGGCGTCGACCTGGACATCGTCGCCGGGACCGGGCCGGTGGTCGCCGAGCCGGTCCGTACCGCCGAGGACGTGGAACGGATCCACCGGATCGACCGCGCCGACGTGTCCTACGTGGACGAAGCCGTCCGGCTGCTCGTCGCCGAGCTGGGCGACACCCCGCTGATCGGCTTCGCGGGCGCCCCGTTCACCCTGGCCAGCTACCTGGTCGAGGGCGGGCCGTCGCGTACCCACGCCAGGACCAAGGCGATGATGCACGGCCAACCCGAGCTGTGGCACGCGCTCTGCGCCCGGCTCGCCGAGGTGACCCTGGCGTTCCTGCGGGTCCAGGTCGACGCCGGGGTCTCCGCCGTGCAGCTCTTCGACTCGTGGGCCGGCGCGCTGTCCGAGGCCGACTACCGCCGGTTCGTGCTGCCGCACTCCACCACCGTGCTGTCCGGGCTCGCGGGCACCGGGGTGCCCCGGATCCACTTCGGGGTGGGCACCGCCGAGCTGCTCGGCGCGATGGGGGAGGCCGGGGCCGACGTGGTCGGGGTGGACTGGCGTACCCCGCTGGACGTGGCGACCCGCCGGATCGGTCCGGACCGCGCGGTGCAGGGCAACCTCGACCCGACCGTGCTGTTCGCCCCCTGGCCGGTGATCGAGGCCGAGGTCCGGCGGATCGTCGAGCAGGGCCGGGCCGCCCCCGGTCACGTGTTCAACCTCGGTCACGGCGTGCTGCCGGAGACCGACCCCGAGGTGCTGACCCGGGTGGTCGCGCTGGTGCACGAGGTCTCCGCGCACCGGGCCGAGCAGGGCTGA
- a CDS encoding VOC family protein → MSVRIHNISIDCRDTYALSGFWAQVFGCPRQPDDLPGDPEAMLLPEGGPEVLFLAVPEGKTVKNRLHLDLEPVDRTRDEEVERLLAVGAVHIDDQRRPDGTGWVVLADPEGNEFCVLRSAAERAATTG, encoded by the coding sequence GTGAGCGTACGAATCCACAACATCAGCATCGACTGCCGGGACACCTATGCCCTGTCCGGCTTCTGGGCGCAGGTCTTCGGGTGTCCCCGCCAGCCCGACGACCTCCCCGGCGACCCGGAGGCCATGCTCCTGCCCGAGGGCGGCCCGGAGGTGCTCTTCCTGGCCGTGCCGGAGGGGAAGACGGTGAAGAACCGGCTGCACCTCGACCTGGAGCCGGTGGACCGGACCCGGGACGAGGAGGTCGAGCGGCTGCTGGCCGTCGGTGCCGTCCACATCGACGACCAGCGTCGGCCAGACGGCACCGGCTGGGTGGTGCTGGCCGATCCGGAGGGCAACGAGTTCTGCGTGCTACGCAGCGCCGCCGAGCGGGCCGCCACGACCGGCTGA
- a CDS encoding sensor histidine kinase — translation MSRRLRPTLRLRLTLLNGVLLVGAGAILVTLAWLLVRDALRPTDELRPGTTVLLADGRSLDAAVWQRQLVDAASDELLVKGLLALLAISVVGVAGAYWVAGRTLRPLHQVTATARRLGETTLDQRIGWSGPDDEVAELARTFDAMLDRITAAFDAQKRFVANASHELRTPLAVMRTEIDVTLSDDEADAAEYRRMATVVRDASERANGLVDALLVLARSEAQAGRRLARRTECDLATGTANALSAMSREVERIGLRVQSSLRPAPVTGDPGLLDRLAGNLIENAVRYNHLHGKLWVRTDTDGRSSWLVVRNTGFEVDQADVPGLFEPFRRGGRERTGARGSGLGLSIVRAVCDAHGGTVRVVAQKGGGLEVTVTLPSADQAPG, via the coding sequence GTGAGCCGGCGGTTGCGACCCACCCTGCGGTTGCGGTTGACCCTGCTCAACGGGGTGCTGCTGGTCGGGGCCGGGGCGATCCTGGTGACCCTGGCCTGGTTGCTGGTACGGGACGCGCTGCGCCCGACCGACGAGCTGCGGCCGGGCACCACGGTGCTGCTGGCGGACGGGCGTTCGCTGGACGCCGCGGTGTGGCAGCGTCAACTGGTCGACGCCGCCTCGGACGAGTTGCTGGTCAAGGGTCTGCTGGCGTTGTTGGCGATCAGTGTGGTCGGGGTCGCCGGGGCGTACTGGGTGGCCGGCCGTACCCTGCGGCCGTTGCACCAGGTCACCGCGACCGCGCGCCGGCTCGGCGAAACCACGCTCGACCAGCGGATCGGCTGGTCCGGGCCGGACGACGAGGTGGCCGAGCTGGCCCGGACCTTCGACGCGATGCTGGACCGGATCACCGCCGCGTTCGACGCGCAGAAACGGTTCGTCGCCAACGCCTCGCACGAGCTGCGGACCCCGTTGGCGGTGATGCGTACCGAGATCGACGTCACCCTCAGCGACGACGAGGCGGATGCGGCCGAGTACCGCCGGATGGCCACCGTGGTCCGGGACGCCTCGGAGCGCGCCAACGGCCTGGTGGACGCGCTGCTGGTGCTGGCCCGCAGTGAGGCGCAGGCCGGTCGACGGCTGGCCCGGCGGACGGAGTGTGACCTGGCCACCGGCACCGCCAACGCGTTGTCCGCGATGTCCCGGGAGGTGGAGCGGATCGGGCTGCGGGTGCAGTCCTCGCTGCGACCGGCCCCGGTCACCGGCGACCCGGGCCTGCTGGACCGGCTGGCCGGGAACCTGATCGAGAACGCGGTGCGCTACAACCACCTGCACGGCAAGCTCTGGGTGCGTACCGACACCGACGGGCGTTCCTCCTGGCTGGTGGTGCGCAACACCGGCTTCGAGGTGGACCAGGCCGACGTGCCGGGCCTGTTCGAGCCGTTCCGGCGGGGTGGGCGGGAACGGACCGGGGCCCGGGGTTCCGGGCTGGGGCTGTCGATCGTCCGGGCGGTCTGCGACGCGCACGGTGGGACCGTCCGGGTGGTGGCGCAGAAGGGCGGTGGTCTGGAGGTGACCGTCACCCTGCCCTCGGCCGACCAGGCCCCCGGCTAA
- a CDS encoding thiolase family protein: protein MPREVRDVVFVDGVRTPFGKAGGMYANTRADDLVIRCIRELLRRNPQLPPERVEEVAVAATTQIGDQGLTIGRTAALLAGLPKTVPGFAVDRMCAGAMTAVTAVAGGIAMGAYDIAIAGGVEHMGRHPMGEGVDPNPRIVAEKLVDPSALVMGATAENLHDRVPHVTKERADAFALASQVKTAKAYADGRLQADLVPVAIRDDEGGWGLATADEAPRETSLEKLATLKTPFRPHGRVTAGNAAGLNDGATASLLADEATARELGLPVAMRLVSYGYVGVEPEVMGVGPIPSTEKALRIAGLSIDDIGLFELNEAFAVQVLAFLDHFGIADDDPRVNPWGGAIAIGHPLASSGVRLMTQLARQFVEHPEVRYGLTAMCIGIGMGGTVIWENPNWEGADK from the coding sequence GTGCCCCGAGAAGTTCGGGACGTCGTCTTCGTCGACGGTGTCCGTACCCCGTTCGGCAAGGCGGGTGGCATGTACGCCAACACCCGCGCCGACGATCTGGTGATCCGCTGCATCCGTGAGCTGCTGCGCCGCAACCCCCAGCTGCCCCCGGAGCGGGTCGAGGAGGTGGCCGTCGCCGCCACCACCCAGATCGGTGACCAGGGCCTCACCATCGGCCGCACCGCCGCCCTGCTGGCCGGGCTGCCCAAGACCGTCCCGGGCTTCGCCGTCGACCGGATGTGCGCCGGCGCGATGACCGCCGTCACCGCCGTCGCCGGGGGCATCGCCATGGGCGCGTACGACATCGCCATCGCCGGTGGCGTCGAGCACATGGGCCGGCACCCGATGGGCGAGGGCGTCGACCCCAACCCGCGAATCGTCGCCGAGAAGCTGGTCGACCCGTCCGCCCTGGTGATGGGGGCCACCGCGGAGAACCTGCACGACCGGGTGCCGCACGTCACCAAGGAGCGCGCCGACGCGTTCGCGCTCGCCTCGCAGGTCAAGACCGCCAAGGCGTACGCCGACGGCAGGCTCCAGGCCGACCTGGTGCCGGTGGCGATCCGCGACGACGAGGGCGGCTGGGGCCTGGCCACCGCCGACGAGGCTCCCCGGGAGACCTCGCTGGAGAAGCTGGCCACCCTGAAGACCCCGTTCCGCCCGCACGGCAGGGTCACCGCCGGCAACGCCGCCGGGCTCAACGACGGCGCCACCGCCAGCCTGCTCGCCGACGAGGCCACCGCCCGTGAGCTGGGCCTGCCGGTCGCCATGCGGCTGGTGTCGTACGGCTACGTCGGGGTCGAGCCCGAGGTGATGGGGGTCGGCCCGATCCCGTCGACCGAGAAGGCGCTGCGGATCGCCGGCCTGAGCATCGACGACATCGGCCTGTTCGAGCTGAACGAGGCGTTCGCCGTGCAGGTGCTCGCCTTCCTCGACCACTTCGGCATCGCCGACGACGACCCCCGGGTCAACCCGTGGGGCGGCGCGATCGCCATCGGTCACCCGCTCGCCTCCTCCGGCGTACGGCTGATGACCCAGCTCGCCCGGCAGTTCGTCGAGCACCCCGAGGTGCGCTACGGCCTCACCGCCATGTGCATCGGCATCGGCATGGGCGGCACGGTCATCTGGGAGAACCCCAACTGGGAGGGTGCAGACAAATGA
- a CDS encoding DUF3000 domain-containing protein, whose amino-acid sequence MAPPIALPETFARAVAGLRSVTPREEIVLEEVGAPQRLAPYAFALSATVLRDQDEVADGRLILLHDPAGHDAWQGTLRLVTYVTAELEVDLAADPLLPGVGWTWLTDALEAYEARYRAAGGTVTQTVSTRFGELAGPPAAGDVEIRASWTPLGDDLAAHLSAWCALLASTAGLPPPGVTALSERRPAGAA is encoded by the coding sequence ATGGCCCCCCCGATCGCGCTCCCGGAGACGTTCGCCCGCGCGGTCGCCGGCCTGCGGTCGGTCACCCCCCGGGAGGAGATCGTCCTGGAGGAGGTCGGCGCTCCGCAGCGGCTCGCCCCGTACGCGTTCGCCCTCTCCGCCACCGTGCTGCGCGACCAGGACGAGGTGGCCGACGGACGGCTGATCCTGCTGCACGACCCGGCCGGGCACGACGCCTGGCAGGGCACCCTGCGGCTGGTCACCTACGTGACCGCCGAGCTGGAGGTCGACCTGGCCGCCGATCCGCTGCTGCCGGGGGTCGGCTGGACCTGGCTCACCGACGCGCTGGAGGCCTACGAGGCCCGGTACCGGGCGGCCGGTGGCACGGTCACCCAGACGGTGTCGACCCGGTTCGGCGAGTTGGCCGGGCCGCCCGCCGCCGGGGACGTGGAGATCCGGGCCTCCTGGACGCCGCTCGGCGACGACCTGGCCGCCCACCTGTCGGCCTGGTGCGCCCTGCTCGCCTCCACCGCCGGGTTGCCGCCGCCCGGGGTCACCGCGCTCTCCGAGCGCCGTCCGGCCGGCGCGGCCTGA
- a CDS encoding response regulator transcription factor — MRVLVVEDERALADAIVRGLRKRGMAVDVAYDGDAGHEAAFVTRYDVVVLDRDLPGMHGDQICAELAASGTLTRVLMLTASDTVADRVAGLGLGADDYLPKPFAFDELVARVQALGRRATPAAPPVLQVGDVVIDPARRVVTRAGTPVDLTNKEFGVLSELVKARGAVVSSEELLERVWDANTDPFTTIVRVTVRTLRRKLGDPPLIDTVVGAGYRVVGR; from the coding sequence ATGCGGGTGCTGGTGGTCGAGGACGAACGGGCGCTCGCCGACGCGATCGTGCGTGGGCTGCGCAAGCGGGGGATGGCGGTCGACGTCGCGTACGACGGGGACGCCGGTCACGAGGCCGCCTTCGTCACCCGGTACGACGTGGTGGTCCTCGACCGCGACCTGCCCGGGATGCACGGCGACCAGATCTGCGCGGAGCTGGCCGCCTCCGGCACCCTCACCCGGGTGCTGATGCTGACCGCCAGCGACACCGTGGCCGACCGGGTGGCGGGGCTGGGTCTCGGCGCGGACGACTACCTGCCCAAGCCGTTCGCCTTCGACGAGCTGGTGGCCCGGGTGCAGGCGCTGGGCCGCCGGGCCACCCCGGCGGCCCCGCCGGTGCTCCAGGTGGGCGACGTGGTGATCGACCCGGCCCGTCGGGTGGTCACCCGGGCCGGGACGCCGGTCGACCTGACGAACAAGGAGTTCGGTGTGCTCAGCGAGCTGGTCAAGGCGCGCGGCGCGGTGGTCTCCAGCGAGGAGCTGCTGGAACGGGTCTGGGACGCCAACACCGACCCGTTCACCACCATCGTCCGGGTCACCGTGCGGACACTGCGCCGCAAGCTCGGTGATCCGCCGCTGATCGACACGGTGGTCGGCGCCGGCTACCGGGTCGTCGGCCGGTGA
- a CDS encoding 3-hydroxyacyl-CoA dehydrogenase NAD-binding domain-containing protein gives MSLSAPNEVVTRALLRQVTVPGLDRPAALITLDNGLDHTKPNTFGPAGLASLDEAISAALAADPAFVAVTGKPYIFCVGADITSLPALADREQALEIGRLGHRVFARLRDAAVPTFAFVNGAAMGGGLELALHCHYRTLSGGAAALALPEVSLGLVPGWGGTQLLPNLIGIPAATQVILQNPLTQNKMLKPKQAAELGIADVLLEPADFLERSLEWAAGVVRGEVTVTRPEVDKDMWAGVLYFARQTLDQRLHGAVPAAYKALDLLETAKDADFATGTAAEDEALADLIFSEELRSGLYAFDLVQRRAKRPAGAPDKGLARPVTKVGIVGAGLMASQLALLFARRLQVPVVLTDLDQSRVDSGVGYVHTQIEKAVSKGRMDKGTAAKLYGLVSGSVDKSAFADADFVIEAVFEDLDVKKQVWAELEKIVSPEAVLATNTSSLSITAMAAELEHPQRLVGFHFFNPVAVLPLLEIVRGERTDDATLATAFAVGKQLKKSSVLVKDAPAFVVNRLLTRFLGTVFAAVDAGTPLDVANSALDPLGLPMRPLALLQLVGPAVAYHVGGTLHAAYPDRYPVSENLRRIADSGRPIVVEDRINDEVAQLLVVGDRPLTGEQVRQNALDALAQEVRLMLDEGVVAEAQDIDLCLILGAGWPFHLGGITPYLDRTGTAERVTGRRFLPHGVAGLPA, from the coding sequence ATGAGCCTCAGCGCACCGAACGAGGTCGTCACCCGGGCGCTGCTGCGTCAGGTGACCGTGCCGGGGCTGGACCGGCCCGCCGCCCTGATCACCCTGGACAACGGCCTCGACCACACCAAGCCGAACACCTTCGGCCCGGCCGGGCTGGCCAGCCTCGACGAGGCGATCAGCGCCGCGCTGGCCGCGGACCCGGCTTTCGTGGCGGTCACCGGCAAGCCGTACATCTTCTGCGTCGGCGCGGACATCACCAGCCTGCCCGCGCTGGCCGACCGGGAGCAGGCGCTGGAGATCGGCCGGCTCGGCCACCGGGTCTTCGCCCGGCTCCGGGACGCCGCCGTGCCCACCTTCGCCTTCGTCAACGGCGCGGCGATGGGCGGCGGCCTGGAGCTGGCCCTGCACTGCCACTACCGGACGCTCTCCGGCGGCGCGGCGGCGCTGGCCCTGCCCGAGGTCTCCCTCGGCCTGGTCCCCGGTTGGGGCGGCACCCAACTGCTGCCCAACCTGATCGGCATCCCCGCCGCCACCCAGGTGATCCTCCAGAACCCGCTGACGCAGAACAAGATGCTCAAGCCGAAGCAGGCCGCCGAGCTGGGCATCGCCGACGTCCTGCTGGAACCGGCCGACTTCCTGGAGCGCTCCCTGGAGTGGGCCGCCGGGGTGGTCCGGGGCGAGGTCACCGTCACCCGCCCCGAGGTCGACAAGGACATGTGGGCGGGCGTGCTGTACTTCGCCCGGCAGACCCTCGACCAGCGGCTGCACGGCGCGGTCCCGGCCGCGTACAAGGCGCTGGACCTGCTGGAGACGGCGAAGGACGCCGACTTCGCCACCGGCACCGCCGCCGAGGACGAGGCGCTGGCCGACCTGATCTTCTCGGAGGAGCTGCGCAGCGGCCTGTACGCCTTCGACCTGGTGCAGCGGCGGGCCAAGCGGCCGGCCGGCGCACCGGACAAGGGCCTGGCCCGGCCGGTCACCAAGGTCGGCATCGTCGGTGCCGGCCTGATGGCCAGCCAGCTCGCGCTGCTGTTCGCCCGCCGTCTCCAGGTGCCGGTGGTCCTGACCGACCTGGACCAGTCGCGGGTGGACTCCGGCGTCGGCTACGTGCACACCCAGATCGAGAAGGCCGTCAGCAAGGGCCGGATGGACAAGGGCACCGCCGCCAAGCTGTACGGCCTGGTCTCCGGCTCGGTCGACAAGTCCGCCTTCGCCGACGCCGACTTCGTCATCGAGGCGGTCTTCGAGGACCTGGACGTCAAGAAGCAGGTCTGGGCCGAGCTGGAGAAGATCGTCTCGCCGGAGGCGGTGCTCGCCACCAACACCTCGTCGCTGTCGATCACCGCGATGGCCGCCGAGCTGGAGCACCCGCAGCGGCTGGTCGGCTTCCACTTCTTCAACCCGGTCGCCGTGCTGCCGCTGCTGGAGATCGTCCGGGGCGAGCGGACCGACGATGCCACCCTGGCCACCGCGTTCGCCGTGGGCAAGCAGCTCAAGAAGTCGTCGGTGCTGGTGAAGGACGCCCCGGCGTTCGTGGTCAACCGGCTGCTCACCCGCTTCCTGGGCACCGTGTTCGCCGCCGTCGACGCGGGCACCCCGCTGGACGTGGCGAACAGCGCGCTGGACCCGCTGGGCCTGCCGATGCGTCCGCTCGCCCTGCTCCAGTTGGTCGGGCCGGCGGTGGCCTACCACGTGGGCGGCACCCTGCACGCCGCCTACCCGGACCGGTACCCGGTCAGCGAGAACCTCCGCCGGATCGCCGACTCGGGCCGACCGATCGTTGTCGAAGACCGGATCAACGACGAGGTGGCCCAGCTACTCGTGGTCGGTGACCGGCCGCTCACCGGCGAGCAGGTGCGACAGAACGCGCTCGACGCCCTGGCGCAGGAGGTCCGGCTGATGCTCGACGAGGGGGTCGTCGCCGAGGCGCAGGACATCGACCTGTGCCTGATCCTCGGTGCCGGCTGGCCGTTCCACCTGGGCGGGATCACCCCCTACCTGGACCGGACCGGCACCGCCGAGCGGGTCACCGGCCGGCGTTTCCTGCCCCACGGGGTCGCCGGCCTGCCCGCCTGA